From the genome of Pseudanabaena sp. BC1403, one region includes:
- a CDS encoding tetratricopeptide repeat protein, which produces MKNRAIGIAMLTFLACVQVQIVTSESIQAQTTQARKAEADRLLERGNQLNKVSQFREALQVFEKSRQIYREIKNLKGEGNALNNIGNAYSSLGKYPEAIEYHQQSLAIAQKIGDRNNQGNSLGNLGNVYYAMGQYTKAIEYHTQALEIKQQIGDLYGEGRSLGNLGNAYNLLGQYAKAIEYYQKCLPILKQINDRDGESDLYIASGIAYDGIGKYQTAIEQYQQALAIKKEIGDLNGEADALNTLGGAYDSLGQYQKAIDHYQQSLSLKKQVGARSGEADALNNLGIVHNSLKQYPKAIGYFQQALVISREIGNRNTEGRTLNNLGGSYRLLGDIQGAIENYQKALEITKQIGDRDGESLSLNSLGIAYNSLGQVQKTLDYYQQALAISTQIGNLAGQGRSFNNLGYIFLQQGQPDLAILFYKRSINVRESIRKNIRGLGKEYQKSYLSTIEKSYRRLADLLLKQGRVMEALQVIDLLKVQELEEYLKNIKGTDRTSQGIRLLESEQAFIRDVAVIDFERMPELNRQLANQIQQIPKSELNQVPDYLKKIPQGTVLFYPLILEDRLELVLFSQNSPLISRTVNIKQDDLKILIQDFKSELLDRDSEDFREAATKLYNVLIKPIEADLKQAKAETILYAPDGLLRYVPLGALYDENPEDGKHWLIEKYRISNLIAYSLSNFSPKSKSQPRILAGAFGGKTTERKFGQIGLPATIKEVQVIANSFQNSTTLQEEKFSRQAFESQFKKHNILHLATHAEFNVGAPNTSFIIFGNGDKISLNEISDWDMPNVELIILSACQTGTGTLGDGVEILGFGYQVQKAGAKNAIASLWKVDDVGTSSLMTAFYSELQKGDITAAEALRRAQVSLIKSPKYNHPNYWAAFFAIGNGL; this is translated from the coding sequence ATGAAGAATAGGGCTATTGGCATCGCAATGTTGACTTTTTTAGCTTGTGTGCAAGTGCAAATAGTGACAAGTGAAAGTATCCAAGCGCAAACAACACAAGCACGCAAAGCAGAAGCAGATCGGCTTTTAGAGAGAGGAAATCAGTTAAATAAAGTCAGTCAATTTCGCGAAGCATTACAAGTATTTGAGAAGTCGCGACAAATCTATCGCGAAATTAAAAATCTTAAGGGGGAAGGAAATGCGTTAAACAATATTGGAAATGCATATAGTTCACTGGGGAAATATCCAGAAGCGATTGAATATCACCAGCAATCCCTAGCGATCGCTCAAAAAATTGGCGATCGCAATAATCAAGGAAATTCACTAGGGAATCTGGGTAATGTCTACTATGCAATGGGACAGTACACCAAGGCGATCGAATATCATACACAAGCTTTAGAAATCAAACAGCAAATTGGCGATCTCTATGGGGAAGGTCGTTCTTTAGGCAATCTCGGCAACGCCTATAATCTGCTCGGACAGTACGCCAAAGCCATTGAATACTATCAGAAGTGTTTGCCCATCTTGAAGCAAATCAATGATCGCGATGGGGAATCAGATTTGTATATTGCTAGCGGTATTGCCTACGATGGAATTGGGAAGTATCAAACTGCAATTGAGCAATATCAGCAAGCTCTAGCCATCAAAAAAGAAATTGGCGATCTCAATGGCGAAGCCGATGCCTTGAATACCCTTGGCGGTGCATACGATTCGCTTGGGCAATACCAAAAGGCGATCGATCATTACCAGCAATCATTATCCCTGAAAAAGCAAGTTGGCGCTCGTAGTGGTGAAGCTGATGCACTGAATAATCTTGGGATTGTGCACAATAGCCTCAAACAATATCCCAAGGCGATCGGCTATTTTCAGCAAGCCTTAGTAATTTCTCGTGAAATTGGTAACCGTAATACTGAAGGACGGACGCTTAACAACCTCGGTGGTTCTTATCGGTTACTAGGAGATATTCAAGGAGCGATCGAGAACTATCAAAAAGCTCTAGAAATCACCAAACAAATAGGCGATCGCGATGGTGAAAGCCTCTCTCTCAACAGTCTCGGAATTGCCTACAATTCACTTGGTCAAGTTCAAAAAACGCTTGATTATTATCAGCAAGCCTTAGCCATTTCCACCCAAATCGGTAACCTCGCTGGTCAAGGACGATCATTTAACAATCTTGGCTATATATTCTTGCAACAAGGTCAGCCTGATCTGGCAATTCTTTTTTATAAGCGATCGATCAATGTTCGAGAGTCGATTCGCAAAAATATCAGGGGACTGGGCAAAGAATATCAGAAATCATATCTATCAACTATCGAGAAATCTTATCGTCGTCTTGCCGACCTTTTGCTAAAACAAGGGCGTGTTATGGAAGCATTACAAGTTATAGATTTGCTCAAAGTCCAAGAGCTTGAAGAGTATCTCAAAAACATTAAGGGAACTGATCGCACATCTCAAGGCATAAGGTTGTTAGAGTCAGAGCAGGCTTTTATTCGTGATGTTGCAGTGATTGATTTTGAGCGGATGCCTGAGCTAAATCGCCAACTTGCAAATCAGATTCAACAGATTCCCAAGTCAGAGCTTAATCAAGTTCCAGATTATCTCAAAAAAATCCCTCAAGGCACGGTCTTATTCTATCCGCTCATTCTTGAAGATCGGCTTGAATTGGTGCTTTTTTCTCAGAATAGTCCACTGATTAGCCGTACAGTAAATATTAAACAGGATGATCTCAAAATTTTAATTCAAGACTTCAAATCGGAATTGCTGGATCGTGATTCTGAGGATTTTAGGGAGGCGGCGACAAAGCTCTATAATGTCTTGATTAAACCCATTGAAGCGGATCTTAAGCAAGCAAAAGCTGAGACGATTCTCTATGCTCCCGATGGGCTATTGCGCTATGTTCCTCTTGGAGCTTTGTATGATGAAAATCCAGAAGATGGCAAACATTGGTTAATTGAGAAATATCGGATTAGTAATCTGATCGCCTATAGCCTCAGTAATTTTTCTCCTAAATCGAAATCTCAGCCGAGGATACTTGCTGGAGCCTTTGGGGGCAAAACAACTGAGAGGAAATTTGGGCAGATAGGATTGCCTGCCACAATTAAGGAAGTGCAAGTGATCGCAAATTCTTTTCAAAACTCAACTACTCTCCAAGAAGAAAAATTTAGTCGTCAAGCCTTTGAATCTCAATTCAAAAAACATAATATTCTCCATTTAGCAACCCATGCTGAGTTTAATGTTGGCGCACCTAACACCTCGTTTATTATTTTTGGTAATGGTGACAAAATTAGTTTAAATGAGATTAGCGATTGGGACATGCCAAATGTCGAGCTAATCATCCTCAGCGCTTGTCAGACGGGAACAGGCACGCTTGGTGATGGGGTAGAGATTTTGGGATTTGGCTATCAAGTCCAAAAAGCTGGTGCAAAAAATGCGATCGCCTCGCTCTGGAAAGTTGATGATGTGGGGACAAGTTCACTCATGACTGCATTTTATAGCGAACTCCAAAAAGGCGATATTACGGCGGCAGAAGCATTACGCAGAGCGCAAGTTTCGCTAATCAAATCTCCAAAATACAACCATCCAAATTATTGGGCAGCATTTTTTGCGATCGGTAATGGTTTGTAA
- a CDS encoding DUF58 domain-containing protein, with translation MKQWFYKVFHFSSAIQRRLSKRITITGRVILLCLFLSGVFGDYTQGMAYQIFSFLLCLVAIEIGFSLVFRLRYSATRHLPRFASVGMPLKYRITIHNQTPKSQTALKLWEEFADPRPSLSEFLAIAEPNESKRNAFDRAVGYFRWQWAIARNLGAIAKAIDLPSLQPNSQIEVVYEILPTQRGLIRLAGLTIARPSPFGLFHACKTLGLPQTISILPKLYQLPPMQIAGSRRYQSGGVALSSSVGDSEEFRALRDYRAGDSLRSIHWKSWAKTGKPIVKEEQDEFFVRYALILDTFQPEIYSEIFEEAIAVAASFAYEVQTQESLLDLMFVGTESYCFTFGRGLSHTDRMLEIIASVRPCQDKSFEAIVPSIVERISLLSGCICVFLTWDEERKNLIRYLQSMQIFTLVLIVANDANQFKIDELASDRLTDFRILTLGNIQAELLQR, from the coding sequence ATGAAACAATGGTTTTACAAGGTTTTCCATTTTAGCTCAGCAATCCAAAGGCGGCTATCCAAAAGGATCACCATAACGGGAAGAGTCATCCTGCTCTGCCTATTTCTGTCAGGAGTATTTGGTGATTACACTCAGGGCATGGCGTATCAGATATTTTCCTTTCTGCTTTGCCTTGTTGCGATCGAGATTGGATTCAGCTTAGTTTTTCGCTTGCGATATAGTGCCACGCGCCATCTACCGAGATTTGCTAGCGTAGGAATGCCTCTCAAATATCGCATTACCATCCATAATCAAACTCCAAAATCTCAAACAGCCCTGAAGCTATGGGAAGAATTTGCCGATCCACGTCCGAGTTTGAGCGAATTTCTAGCGATCGCAGAGCCAAATGAATCAAAACGTAATGCCTTCGATCGCGCTGTGGGATATTTTCGTTGGCAATGGGCGATCGCTAGAAATCTGGGTGCGATCGCCAAAGCGATCGACTTACCAAGCTTGCAACCCAACAGCCAAATTGAAGTCGTATATGAAATTCTTCCCACCCAAAGAGGACTTATCCGCTTAGCAGGACTGACCATAGCTAGACCTAGCCCCTTTGGTCTATTCCACGCTTGTAAAACCCTTGGTCTACCACAAACCATCTCGATCTTACCGAAACTCTATCAGCTACCACCAATGCAAATCGCAGGTTCTCGACGCTATCAATCGGGAGGTGTGGCGCTATCATCCTCAGTGGGTGACTCCGAAGAGTTTCGCGCTTTACGGGATTATCGCGCAGGGGATTCGCTCCGTAGCATCCATTGGAAAAGCTGGGCAAAGACAGGCAAACCAATTGTCAAAGAAGAACAGGATGAGTTTTTTGTCCGCTACGCCTTGATTTTGGATACATTTCAGCCAGAGATATATAGCGAAATTTTTGAAGAGGCGATCGCAGTGGCTGCCTCCTTTGCCTATGAAGTCCAAACCCAAGAATCTCTCCTCGATCTGATGTTTGTGGGCACTGAATCCTATTGTTTTACCTTTGGGCGAGGGCTAAGCCACACCGACCGAATGCTGGAAATAATTGCCTCAGTGCGTCCCTGCCAAGATAAATCCTTTGAGGCGATCGTTCCTAGCATTGTTGAACGAATCTCCCTATTGAGTGGCTGTATCTGCGTCTTTTTAACTTGGGATGAAGAACGCAAAAATCTAATTCGCTATCTTCAGTCAATGCAGATTTTTACATTGGTTTTGATTGTTGCTAATGATGCAAATCAATTTAAGATAGATGAACTTGCAAGCGATCGCCTTACTGATTTTCGCATTCTCACTTTGGGCAATATTCAAGCGGAGTTACTCCAACGATGA
- a CDS encoding CHAT domain-containing protein, producing the protein MNKEIIDFITGLRDASSDDVKEPAQKFYTWLIKPFESELEQLKIDTIIYAPDSKLRYIPLSALYDGKKWLAEKYRTNSITAQSLTKFNPKPIAKPRILAGAFGGKSDVQRAGFNGLPATLVEVQKISDRFANTTSLLESDFTKNITESKANSYSILHLATHGHLSVGKPEESFILFGNGDKATISDIRNWTLNNVDLVVLSACQSGLGSKLGSGVEILGLGYQMQAAGARVAIASLWKVDDNGTQLLMTAFYSELQKGDVTIAEALRRAQVSLIRSKEFNHPYYWSAFFAIGNGL; encoded by the coding sequence TTGAATAAAGAAATTATTGACTTTATAACTGGATTGCGAGATGCAAGCTCTGATGATGTGAAAGAGCCTGCACAAAAATTTTATACATGGTTAATCAAACCTTTTGAGAGCGAGTTAGAACAACTCAAAATTGATACGATCATCTATGCCCCTGATTCCAAGTTGCGCTATATTCCTTTGTCTGCTCTTTATGATGGGAAAAAGTGGCTGGCAGAGAAATATCGTACCAACAGTATCACTGCCCAATCACTTACCAAATTTAATCCAAAACCGATCGCAAAGCCAAGGATTTTAGCTGGAGCTTTTGGTGGTAAGAGTGATGTTCAGCGAGCAGGATTTAATGGATTGCCTGCAACTCTAGTAGAAGTCCAAAAAATCTCTGATCGCTTTGCGAATACCACAAGCCTGCTCGAATCTGATTTCACCAAAAACATTACTGAATCCAAAGCAAACTCTTATTCAATTCTGCACTTAGCTACTCATGGTCATCTCTCAGTCGGTAAGCCTGAAGAATCATTTATTCTATTTGGCAATGGCGATAAGGCGACAATCAGTGATATTCGCAACTGGACATTAAATAATGTCGATCTGGTCGTTTTGAGTGCCTGTCAATCGGGGCTAGGATCTAAGCTAGGTAGTGGCGTAGAGATTCTCGGTTTGGGATATCAGATGCAAGCAGCAGGAGCGAGAGTAGCGATCGCATCTCTGTGGAAAGTTGATGACAATGGTACACAGTTGCTGATGACTGCTTTTTATAGCGAGTTACAAAAGGGTGATGTGACTATTGCAGAAGCATTACGCCGAGCGCAGGTTTCACTAATTCGGTCAAAAGAGTTTAATCATCCCTATTATTGGTCGGCATTTTTTGCGATCGGCAATGGTTTATGA
- a CDS encoding transglutaminase-like domain-containing protein, with the protein MKIPNPLIIAAVLFWGWQTGFWIFAIPIAVLVLAAYWIPTRWDLTTLDFRQIATFCSVGFVGLTIYLLVSSQSVYFVYTLLQWLPAILSILLLAQIYSNTDVIDFHTFSSFRDRPKSSESRDRLQINLTVPYFAIAILAASVSSNRDISFYLGMFGLSAGVLWLIRKRSFSIGICLCILLVAGSAGFVTQIGLRNLQGNLEKTVIQWLSGDLTRNASDPVEKDTAIGDIGLIKLSNDILFRVAIDKQHIPIRLRESTYNRYNSSTWLAAKSQFTPIQPEADRLTWQFTKTDAPYTSLTISDTIRNGKLFLKMPQSTFQISQLSAEKLQKNQFGTIEIQGSAKAIDYQAKFRTGINVDSPPSNDDLDVPESEKIALDRIVDEIGLKGEPPKEILRKVLQFFNRNFQYSLNNVIAKDNRSTAISTFLLKQRIGHCEYFATAAALLLRKVGIPSRYAVGFSVSEYSALEGQYVARGRDAHAWTLAYINGSWQEFDTTPPDWTTLDKPAASLWESIADFWAFLGFKISGLGQLLQTSDLLKRWWWVILLALVGWLLFKGKGQSRRITSRRRSPKVVKSAKQKVTNSDFAAIEQALNARGFFRNPAEPLTLWIERINLDQNSFDELLSIIALYYRDRFDPLGISFEEREQLKNAIQGWLERYSS; encoded by the coding sequence ATGAAAATACCAAACCCTCTAATCATTGCGGCGGTTCTATTTTGGGGATGGCAAACAGGCTTCTGGATTTTCGCAATTCCGATCGCTGTGCTGGTGCTAGCAGCATACTGGATTCCGACTCGTTGGGATTTGACAACACTAGACTTTCGACAGATTGCGACTTTTTGCTCGGTTGGCTTTGTGGGATTAACGATTTATCTCCTCGTTTCTAGCCAATCGGTTTATTTTGTTTATACACTGCTGCAATGGCTGCCTGCAATTTTATCGATTCTATTATTGGCGCAAATTTATTCCAATACCGATGTCATTGACTTTCACACATTTTCTTCCTTTAGGGATCGTCCCAAGTCTTCAGAATCCCGCGATCGCCTGCAAATAAACCTGACCGTTCCTTACTTCGCGATCGCAATTTTGGCGGCGAGTGTATCCAGTAATCGCGATATTAGCTTTTATCTAGGAATGTTTGGGCTGAGTGCTGGAGTCTTATGGCTGATACGAAAAAGAAGCTTTTCGATTGGAATTTGTCTTTGTATTTTGCTTGTAGCTGGTAGCGCTGGATTTGTGACGCAGATCGGATTGCGTAATTTGCAAGGTAATCTAGAAAAAACAGTTATTCAATGGTTATCAGGTGACTTGACCCGTAACGCTTCCGATCCTGTCGAAAAAGATACAGCGATCGGTGATATTGGTCTGATCAAGCTATCCAATGACATTCTGTTTCGAGTAGCGATCGACAAACAACACATCCCAATTCGGCTGCGAGAATCTACCTACAATCGCTACAATTCATCTACTTGGCTTGCGGCGAAATCTCAATTTACACCAATTCAACCTGAAGCCGATCGCTTGACTTGGCAATTCACTAAAACTGACGCTCCCTATACTTCACTGACAATTAGCGATACGATTCGCAATGGCAAGCTGTTCTTGAAAATGCCACAGTCCACATTTCAAATTAGCCAACTCTCTGCTGAGAAGTTGCAAAAGAACCAATTTGGCACGATTGAAATCCAAGGCTCGGCAAAGGCAATTGACTATCAAGCTAAATTTCGGACAGGGATTAATGTAGATAGCCCACCGTCAAATGATGATTTAGATGTGCCTGAGAGCGAAAAAATTGCCCTCGATCGCATTGTGGATGAGATTGGGCTTAAGGGCGAACCACCCAAAGAAATATTGCGGAAAGTATTGCAATTCTTCAATCGCAATTTTCAATATTCTCTCAACAATGTGATCGCTAAGGATAATCGCTCCACAGCAATATCAACTTTTTTATTGAAGCAGAGGATTGGGCATTGTGAATATTTCGCTACGGCGGCGGCACTTCTATTAAGGAAAGTGGGAATTCCCAGTCGCTATGCTGTGGGCTTTTCTGTGAGCGAATATAGTGCGTTAGAAGGTCAGTATGTGGCTCGGGGACGAGATGCCCATGCATGGACTTTAGCCTATATAAATGGATCTTGGCAGGAGTTTGATACTACACCCCCAGATTGGACGACTTTGGATAAACCTGCGGCTTCGCTATGGGAATCTATTGCAGATTTTTGGGCTTTTTTAGGGTTTAAAATATCGGGTTTAGGGCAGCTATTACAAACTAGCGATCTTCTCAAACGTTGGTGGTGGGTAATTTTATTGGCTTTGGTAGGATGGCTTTTGTTTAAGGGTAAAGGACAGAGCCGACGGATAACATCGAGAAGGCGATCGCCTAAAGTAGTGAAATCCGCTAAGCAAAAGGTGACTAATTCTGATTTCGCTGCGATCGAGCAAGCTTTAAACGCTCGTGGCTTCTTTCGTAATCCTGCTGAGCCTTTGACACTATGGATTGAGAGGATTAATCTCGATCAGAATTCATTTGATGAGTTATTATCGATTATCGCTCTTTATTATCGCGATCGCTTTGATCCTTTAGGAATTAGCTTTGAAGAAAGAGAACAGCTTAAAAATGCAATTCAAGGTTGGCTAGAGCGCTATTCTTCTTAA
- a CDS encoding MoxR family ATPase: MNVIDGRKVYQKIYDNIQTVIKGQSAAIRKLLAAFASGGHVLLEDYPGSGKTTLAKALAFSVSAKFKRIQFTPDLLPSDILGISIFDPNDRVFHWHEGPIFANIVLADEINRASPRTQSALLEAMAESQVSVDGKIKKLQDLFFVLATQNPVESRGTYPLPEAQMDRFALQFSLGYIQPEEEVELLSAQIQQHPIDNISPCVDLEAIAALMYQVKQVRVSPELQRYVVDIVNATRTSEDVQLGASPRASLSLMKVAQALALFDGYEFVTPEHIQELAVAAIAHRLVMEPRSRFAGKTAENVVQEIIKSIPIPA; this comes from the coding sequence ATGAATGTCATCGATGGTCGAAAAGTTTACCAAAAGATTTATGACAATATCCAAACCGTCATCAAAGGACAATCCGCCGCAATTCGCAAATTGTTAGCAGCCTTTGCTAGTGGTGGACATGTGCTACTAGAAGACTACCCTGGTTCGGGCAAAACCACCCTAGCTAAAGCTTTAGCATTTTCGGTTAGTGCCAAGTTTAAGCGGATTCAATTTACCCCCGACCTTTTACCATCGGACATTCTGGGGATTTCGATTTTTGACCCCAACGATCGCGTATTTCATTGGCATGAAGGCCCAATCTTTGCGAATATCGTTCTTGCAGATGAGATCAATCGCGCCTCGCCTCGCACCCAATCAGCGCTATTAGAAGCAATGGCAGAGTCGCAAGTAAGTGTCGATGGCAAAATCAAAAAACTGCAAGACTTGTTTTTTGTATTGGCAACCCAAAACCCAGTGGAATCTCGCGGCACTTATCCATTACCCGAAGCCCAAATGGATCGCTTTGCGTTGCAATTTAGTTTGGGTTATATCCAGCCCGAAGAAGAAGTGGAATTGCTATCTGCTCAAATCCAACAACATCCCATCGACAATATTTCGCCCTGCGTTGACCTCGAAGCGATCGCAGCCTTAATGTATCAAGTCAAGCAAGTGCGCGTCAGCCCCGAACTCCAACGCTATGTTGTCGATATCGTCAATGCTACGCGCACCTCTGAAGACGTGCAGTTAGGCGCAAGCCCCAGAGCCTCTCTATCCTTAATGAAAGTCGCACAGGCATTAGCTTTATTTGATGGCTATGAGTTTGTTACACCCGAACATATTCAAGAACTAGCGGTTGCTGCGATCGCCCATCGATTAGTGATGGAACCGCGATCGCGATTTGCGGGAAAAACCGCTGAAAATGTCGTTCAGGAAATCATTAAATCTATTCCAATTCCCGCTTGA
- a CDS encoding tetratricopeptide repeat protein translates to MGTKTYFLVLGMMAFVLFGLVMPPDSLQMIVQAQTEKSSETEAEKLLELGNQQVDKSQYRESLQSFQKALELYRAIKDREGEAFALSGLGRNYNSWGQYQKAISSYQQALGISKEISDRTVEATSLNGLGEAYDNLGQYQKSIDFHQQSLIVFKQVGNRVGEADALNGLADVHESLGLYQKTLGFYEQSLVIRRQIGDRVGEAYSLNGLGYIYDSLEQYAKSIELNEQSLVIRKRIGDLKGQGNSFYTLGSTYSSLEQYQKAIGFYEQSLETFKKIGDLNGVVYALNGLGYAYGSLEKHTESIDFLQQSLAISKQIGDRYSEGYSLEHLGFAFSNLKQTELAILFYKQAVNVHESIRKDIRQLPKEVQKSYLATVEGSYRQLADLLLKQDRIFEAQQVLDLLKVQELSDYLRTVRGNDETEKGLSLQTPEQTIIALAIELNNLQQKDRDNKLSASERQRLSQLVQSEQNQKKQFNAFLNNSEVQKLIEELRRTEKQTIDPANLQALRKDILTQSPNAVMLYPLVLADRLELILITAKTPPIRRTIKLIPIHKSVTTLL, encoded by the coding sequence ATGGGTACAAAGACATATTTTCTAGTGTTGGGTATGATGGCATTTGTACTATTTGGTCTAGTGATGCCACCAGATTCCCTCCAGATGATTGTGCAAGCACAGACCGAAAAAAGCTCTGAAACAGAAGCAGAAAAGCTGCTCGAATTAGGGAATCAGCAGGTTGACAAAAGTCAATATCGTGAGTCTTTGCAGTCATTTCAAAAAGCATTAGAGCTCTATCGAGCTATAAAAGATCGTGAGGGGGAAGCATTTGCATTGAGCGGGCTGGGTAGAAACTATAACAGTTGGGGACAATATCAAAAAGCAATTAGTTCTTATCAGCAAGCTTTAGGAATCTCTAAAGAAATCAGCGATCGCACTGTTGAGGCAACTTCTTTAAATGGATTGGGAGAAGCTTACGATAATCTTGGACAATATCAGAAATCAATAGACTTCCACCAACAATCCTTGATAGTCTTTAAGCAGGTTGGCAATCGCGTTGGAGAAGCAGATGCACTCAATGGACTTGCTGATGTCCATGAAAGCTTAGGGCTGTACCAAAAAACACTTGGTTTCTATGAGCAGTCTCTAGTCATCAGAAGGCAAATTGGCGATCGCGTTGGAGAAGCATATTCGCTGAATGGATTGGGATATATTTATGACAGTTTAGAGCAGTATGCAAAATCAATTGAATTGAATGAGCAATCTCTGGTAATCAGAAAACGAATCGGCGATCTTAAGGGGCAGGGAAATTCGTTCTACACTCTAGGCAGCACTTACAGCAGTTTAGAGCAATATCAAAAAGCCATAGGTTTCTACGAACAGTCTTTAGAAACCTTCAAAAAAATTGGCGATCTCAATGGGGTAGTATATGCTCTCAATGGTTTGGGCTATGCCTATGGTAGCCTCGAAAAACATACAGAATCCATAGATTTCTTGCAGCAATCTTTGGCTATATCTAAACAAATTGGCGATCGCTACAGCGAAGGATATTCGCTCGAACATTTGGGATTTGCCTTTAGCAATCTTAAGCAAACCGAACTGGCAATTCTCTTTTATAAGCAGGCTGTCAACGTTCATGAATCAATTCGTAAAGATATTCGCCAATTACCGAAGGAAGTGCAAAAGTCCTATCTAGCCACTGTCGAAGGTAGCTATCGTCAACTTGCTGACTTACTTCTCAAGCAAGATCGGATTTTTGAAGCTCAGCAGGTTTTAGATCTGCTCAAAGTCCAAGAACTCAGTGATTATCTTCGCACAGTGCGCGGTAATGATGAAACTGAAAAAGGCTTAAGCCTCCAAACGCCTGAACAGACGATCATTGCTTTAGCGATCGAACTCAATAACCTTCAACAAAAAGATCGCGACAACAAATTATCGGCTTCAGAAAGACAACGTCTTAGCCAACTCGTCCAATCAGAACAAAATCAAAAGAAGCAATTTAATGCTTTTTTGAATAATTCTGAAGTTCAAAAACTGATTGAAGAACTGCGCCGTACTGAAAAACAAACCATCGATCCTGCAAATCTCCAAGCTCTGCGCAAAGATATTCTTACCCAGAGTCCTAACGCAGTGATGCTCTATCCTCTTGTTCTTGCAGATCGTCTTGAATTAATCTTGATTACTGCAAAAACACCACCAATCCGCCGCACTATTAAACTAATACCAATTCACAAAAGTGTGACAACACTTCTGTGA
- a CDS encoding formamidase, which produces MSGLGGLNKTPNGVVLGMVQLQLPTVVTPQDLAAQTKRICEMVAKARRNMPTMDLVVFPEYSLHGLSMDTNPDIMCKLDGVEVAAFKKACIDNNIWGCFSLMEYNPQGNPYNSGIIIDNLGELKLYYRKLHPWVPVEPWEPGDVGIPVCEGPNGSTLALIICHDGMFPEMARECAYKGAEIMIRTAGYTAPIRHSWQITNQANAFCNLMVTASVCMCGSDGSFDSMGEGMIVNFDGEPLVMGSHRPDEIITAEVRPDLVREARKYWSVENNIYQFGHRGYVAVKGGAQDCPYTYMQDMVKGKYCLPWEEEVVYKDGTSCGFPSPERVYNPIP; this is translated from the coding sequence ATGAGTGGACTTGGCGGCTTAAACAAAACCCCTAATGGAGTAGTCCTAGGGATGGTGCAACTTCAACTACCAACGGTTGTTACCCCACAAGACTTAGCAGCCCAAACCAAACGTATTTGTGAGATGGTAGCCAAAGCAAGGCGAAATATGCCAACTATGGACTTAGTGGTATTTCCTGAATACTCTTTACATGGTTTGTCAATGGATACAAATCCAGACATTATGTGTAAATTAGACGGGGTAGAGGTTGCAGCTTTTAAAAAAGCTTGTATTGATAATAATATTTGGGGATGCTTTTCCCTAATGGAATACAATCCTCAAGGTAATCCCTACAACAGTGGCATTATCATTGATAATCTGGGTGAATTGAAGCTCTACTATCGCAAACTACATCCTTGGGTTCCTGTTGAACCTTGGGAGCCAGGTGATGTGGGCATTCCAGTTTGTGAAGGGCCAAACGGTAGCACTCTCGCTCTAATTATTTGTCACGATGGCATGTTTCCAGAAATGGCTAGAGAATGTGCTTATAAAGGTGCTGAAATTATGATTCGCACAGCAGGATATACGGCTCCAATTCGTCATTCTTGGCAGATTACTAATCAAGCAAATGCTTTTTGCAACCTCATGGTGACAGCTTCGGTCTGTATGTGTGGATCTGATGGGAGTTTTGACTCTATGGGCGAAGGAATGATCGTTAACTTCGATGGTGAACCTTTGGTAATGGGTAGTCATCGTCCTGATGAAATTATCACCGCCGAAGTCCGTCCTGATCTTGTCCGAGAAGCCCGCAAATACTGGAGCGTAGAAAATAATATTTACCAATTTGGGCATCGTGGCTATGTTGCAGTCAAGGGAGGGGCTCAAGATTGCCCTTATACGTATATGCAGGATATGGTCAAAGGCAAGTATTGTCTGCCTTGGGAAGAAGAGGTTGTCTATAAGGATGGAACTTCATGTGGATTCCCCTCGCCTGAACGTGTATACAATCCAATTCCGTAA
- a CDS encoding rubredoxin: MEPESINTETSESETKPVINITIVEATEAEEELHRHECGVCGYIYEPSIGDPKRNIPSGTAFETISDDWRCPVCNTKKKAFADIGIASKPSGFTENLGYGFGVNVLTPGQKNLLIFGSLALAVAFFISLYALD; the protein is encoded by the coding sequence ATGGAACCCGAATCAATAAATACGGAAACCTCTGAATCAGAAACTAAACCCGTAATAAATATCACAATAGTTGAAGCCACTGAAGCTGAGGAAGAATTACACCGCCATGAATGTGGCGTATGTGGCTATATATATGAACCATCCATCGGCGATCCTAAACGCAATATCCCTAGTGGTACGGCCTTTGAAACCATAAGTGATGACTGGCGTTGTCCCGTCTGCAATACCAAGAAAAAAGCCTTCGCAGATATTGGTATTGCCTCCAAACCCTCAGGCTTTACCGAAAACCTCGGCTATGGATTTGGTGTTAATGTTCTTACCCCAGGTCAAAAAAATCTACTTATATTCGGCTCTTTAGCCTTAGCAGTAGCATTCTTT